The window CTTCTGGTGTGGCTTTAATAACTGTAGATCATAATGCAGAAAATTGCATCGTTGTTGCTCCTGGAGCAAACGCAAATCTTCATGCATCAGATGTTCCAGATTTACCAAGTATAATCGAACAATTTGATTATATATTAATGCAATTGGAAATTCCTTTGGAGACTATACAAACGGTAGCAGATATTGCTTACCAAAAGAATATACCTGTCATACTAAATCCAGCTCCTGCTAAGGCTTTGCCAAACAGCTTGCTGAGTAAATTGTATTTAATTACACCAAATGAAACTGAAGCTGAAATTATTACCGGAATAAAGGTAATTGATGAGGATACCGCTTTGTTGGCTGCAAAGAAAATGCATGAATTGGGCGTTCATTGTGTGATAATTACTTTGGGTGCAAAAGGTGCATTTATATATAAAGATTCTCAGTCCGAAATTATTCCTTCTCTAAAAGTAAAAGCTGTCGATACAACTGCTGCTGGAGATATTTTTAATGGTGCACTAATTGTGGGATTAATGGAGGGTAGATCAATTAAAGAATCTGTTCAGTTTGCATGTAAGGCTTCTGCAATATCAGTCACTCGTATGGGAGCCCAGTCATCTGCACCATATAGAAACGAAATAATTTAAAATAAGATTTATGATAAAGATCAGATTATTTTTAAGTGTTTTCATCTTTTCCATTTCGGTTGATATGTTTTCATGCCCATTATTAAATGGTAAAGGTGATAATGTTTCTGGCGAAAAGGTGTTGACGAAGGCTGTCCTTTTGGATAAAGTAAAAGGGGGATGGGCTGGAAAAACAATAGGATGTACATATGGGGGGCCGGTTGAGTTCCTATATAATGGGACAATGATTCAAGATTATGTTCCTTTAAAATGGAATGACGAGAGTATTAAATGGTATTATGATAATTTCCCGGGACTCTATGATGATGTTTATGTTAACCTGACTTTTGTTGATGTCTTTGATCGTCTAGGAATTAAAGCTCCTGCAGATTCTTTTGCAATAGCTTTTGCCCATGCCAGTTATCCTCTTTGGCATGCAAATCAGGTTGCTCGTAATAATGTTTTAAATGGAATAATGCCTCCGGCTTCAGGTAATTGGCTCAATAATCCGCATGCGGATGATATTGATTTTCAAATAGAAGCTGATTTTGCGGGAATAATGTCTCCGGGCATGCCTAATACTTCTTCTGAAATATCAGACAAAGTGGGACACATTATGACTTATGGCAATGGGTGGTATGGTGGTGTCTTTGTTGCTGCAATGTATTCTTTGGCCTATACATCTAATGACGTTGAATTTATTGTTTCTGAGGCATTGAAAACAATACCAGCTAAGAGTGCATTTTATCAATGTATTAGTGATGTTATAAAATGGCATAAACTATATCCCAATGATTGGAAGCAGACATGGTTTGAATGTGAAAAGAAATGGAGTAGTGATATTGGATGTCCGGATGGCGTTTTTGTTCCGCTTGATATAGATGCATTAATAAATAGTGCTTATGTTACAATAGGTTTATTATATGGACAAGGTGATTTTGGAAAATCAATAGAGATCTCAACTCGTTGTGGATTAGATGCTGATTGTAATCCATCAACAGCAGCAGGTATTTTAGGGGTTATGCTTGGTTATAGTAAGATTCCGGAAGTTTGGAAAAGGCCATTATCTGGAGTAGAAGACAGACTTTTTTCTCATTCAAATTATTCTTTGAACAAAGCTTACAAAGTTAGTTATAATCATGCATTGGCTATGATTCTAGAAAAAGGAGGCAAAGTTGATGATAATAATGTTATAATAAAATGTCAGAAACCTGTAGCTGTTAATTATGAACAATCTTTTGAAGGTCATTTCCCTAAAGAAAAGATTTCTGTTAATAAGTCTTTGAATAAAGAGATGGATGTTGAATTTAATGGGAATGGGGCTGTTTTTAAAGGATATGTGCAATGCTCAGATAGTAATTATGTTGCAGAAGTTGGAGTTATGGTAGATGGCAAAAATATGGAAACAATAAAACTGCCGGTTTCAACTCAGGATTCCAGAAGAGTCGATATATATTGGATATATCAATTAAAAGAAGGGGTGCATAAAGTTGAGTTTAATTGGTTAAATTCAGATTCTAAAGCGCAAGTCTATTTGGGGGATGCTATTATTTATACAAATTCTTCTAATATTGGTCACTTTTAAATAGATAAGGGCTAAAACTGAAATGATTATGAAAAGAATAGAGTTGTTTTGTTTTTTAATGTTGACTCTTCTTTCGGCTAATACGAAAGCTGAATCTCCTGTTAAAAGATACAATCTTGATAGCTATAGAATACCGATAAATGAAAAGGGAGCTTTTGTGGGGCGCTTAATCTCTCAGACTCCAAATAAAATATATGAAGTAAAATTGCTACAGGATACGGCTAACATATTCTATATAAATAAGAAAGGCGTTATTCGCTTAAAGAAAAATGTAGCAATTAAGGAAAGTAGTCCTGTCTTTCGTTATGCAATTAAAGTTGAAGCAGATGGAAGTACGGTTGAATTTGAGCTTGTAAAAGATGAATTTATTAAAAATAAGGTTGTTGCACATAGAGGAGCATGGAAAAATACTAAAGTAGCACAAAATTCTATTCGTTCACTTGAAAATGCGTTCAAACTGGGATGTGCAGGGTCTGAATTTGATGTATGGCTTTCGTCTGACAATGTTGCAGTTATATCTCATGATTCAAAAATTGGAGGATTATCTATAGAGAATTCTACTTATCAGGAATTGTCAAAGGTGGTTTTACCTGCGGGAGATAAGGTTCCGACTTTGAAAGAGTATTTAGCAGAAGGAAAGACTCAAAATAAAACGGCTTTAATTTTAGAAATAAAATCTTCAGGGATAAGTAACGAGAGGACATTAGAACTTACTGATAGTATCATATCAATAGTTCATCAGATGAAAGCTCAAGGTTGGGTAGAATATATAAGTTTTAGCTATGATGCATTAAAACATGGCTATAATTTGGACCCCTCAGCCAAGACTGCCTATCTATCTGGAGACAAATCTGTAAATGAAGTGAAGTCTGATAATATAACAGGAATAGATTATTCATTCTATTCTTATCGTTCCGATCCTGAATTAGTTCATTCAGCACATAAATTAGGCTTGACTACAAATGTATGGACAGTGAATGACAAAGATGATTTTAAAAACTATCTGGAAAGTGGGGTAGATTATATCACAACTGATGAGCCGGAATTGCTTTTGCAAATGATAAAGAACAGGGGTAAATAAAGTCATTGTATATTCTTAATCTATCTGATTAAATTATTAACTAATAAAATAAAATTATGTTTATAGTAGAAAATTATTCGTTAGCAGTATTACTTTGCATAGTTACTATGCTTTGTTGGGGATCCTGGGGAAATACTCAAAAGTTGGCTTCAAAATCATGGCGATACGAACTGTTTTATTGGGATTATGTCATCGGTATCGTCCTTTTATCCATCATTTTTGGTTTCACTTTTGGCAGTAACGGAGAATATGGACGAAGCTTTATTGAAGATTTGTCTCAAGTAAACAGTGGAAATTTCTGGAGCGCCTTCATAGGAGGTATAATTTTCAATGCTTCAAATATTCTGTTATCATCAGCTATTTCTCTTGCAGGTATGTCTGTGGCATTTCCTGTTGGGGTTGGTTTGGCTCTTGTTCTAGGTGTGCTTATTAATTATATTGGAGCACCTAAAGGCGATCCTATGGTCTTGTTTTTGGGAGTAGCGCTTATTGTTGTTGCTATTATATTTAATGGGGTAGCTTCAGGTAAAGTTACAAAGAGTGATGAAGAAAGTAAAACAAAAAAGAAAGGCCTCATTGTTGCTATATGTGCTGGTGTTTTAATGTCTTTTTTCTATCGTTTTGTGGCTTCAGCAATGGATTTAGATCATTTAGAATCACCTACTGCAGGAATGGTTACTCCATATTCAGCTCTGTTCATTTTTTCTTTAGGTATTTTAGCTAGTAATTTTATATTCAACACATTGGTGATGAAGAAGCCTTTTGTTGGTGAACCAGTTAGTTACAGCCAATACTTTAAAGGATGTATGAAAACTCATATAGTTGGTCTTTTGGGAGGAATTATATGGGGACTTGGTACTGCTTGCAGTTATATTGCTGCAGGTAAGGCCGGAGCGGCTATCTCTTATGCTTTAGGACAAGGAGCAACTATGGTTGCTGCTATGTGGGGTGTATTTATCTGGAAAGAATTTAAAGGAGCTTCTAAATCGATTAATATATTATTAACTCTGATGTTTGTCTTATTTATTATGGGGCTAGTCTTGATTATTGTTTCAGGAGGAAATTGAGTATGATTTTTTAGAATGTATAGAATTTGTTGGGAAAGTCCAGGCTTCATTCAATATAGTATTGGTAAAGCCTGGACTTTTTCTGTTTATTCTATTTGTTTTATATATATTAATAAATTTTTTATTTATATAAGGGTGGGTTAGGTTTATCTTTAATCTAAAAGAGTGCTCTATTTATTATTAAATAGCCTATTTGTAATCCTAATATATTTTATTTTTTGGATTTAAATTCTATTAATTGTATAAAATATAGCTTATATTAAAAAAAAATAGATTAAATATTTGTTATATAATAAATATTTGTATATTTGTAGCAGCGAATATTATTTTTATTGATGTTTCATGTTTAACCTAATTCTTTATATTTTTAATAAAATGAAGTTAATTACATTTTTGTTTATCTCTTGAATTAATTTTAGTTTTTAGTCAAGTTTACTGGACGTTGAGAGAGGTAATCATAATTGAATAAGGCTTTGGAATCCGATCCGCTCAAATAAGGATGAACTAATTATCTTAGAAGAAATTAAATGTATTAATATATTATGGAAAGAAATAAACGTAGAGATTTCCTGAAAAAAGCTGCACTTGCAGGTGCTTCAGCAATGGTAATTCCTTCTTTGATGGGATTCAAGGAGGAGGAGAGCATTAGTGGGGCAGGAGGGCTAAAACCTGACAGTTCTGTCGAAAGCAAACTTATTGTGCCCAAAAATAACGGACTGAAGATAACCGGTACATTTCTCGATGAGATTTCACATGACATTCCTCACCAGAATTGGGGCGAAAAAGAATGGGATCTGGATTTCCGCTATATGAAGAGTATGGGTATTGATACCGTTATCCTTATTCGCTCCGGTTACCGTAAGTTTATGACTTATCCATCAAAGTATCTATTAAAGAAAAAAGGATGTTATATGCCTTCTGTTGATTTATTGGATATGTATCTTCGACTTGCAGAGAAGTACGATATGAAGTTTTACTTCGGACTGTATGACTCTGGGAAATATTGGGATACAGGTGATATGTCCTGGGAAGTTGAAGATAATAAATATGTAATAGATGAAGTTTGGAGCAAATATGGTTCCAGATATAAAAGCTTTGGTGGATGGTATATCAGTGGTGAAATAAGCCGTGCTACGAAAGGAGCGATTGGAGCTTTTCATGCAATGGGTAAGCAATGCAAGGATGTTTCAGGTGGACTGCCAACTTTTATTTCTCCATGGATTGATGGAAAAAAAGCAGTTATGGGAATGGCTGGTGCAGGCTTAACCAAAGCAGAAGCAGTATCTGTTGAACAACATGAAAAGGAATGGAATGAGATCTTTGACGGAATCCATGATGTAGTAAATGCCTGTGCTTTTCAGGATGGTCATATTGATTATGATGAACTCGATGCCTTTTTTGCCGTGAATAAGAAACTTGCCGACAAGTATCATATGGAGTGCTGG of the uncultured Bacteroides sp. genome contains:
- the rbsK gene encoding ribokinase — its product is MKRKKLLVVGSVNTDMVVKSHSLPKPGETVLGGTFFMNAGGKGANQAVAAARLGADVTFICKIGNDAFGETSKKLFENEGIDTSYVLVDPDNASGVALITVDHNAENCIVVAPGANANLHASDVPDLPSIIEQFDYILMQLEIPLETIQTVADIAYQKNIPVILNPAPAKALPNSLLSKLYLITPNETEAEIITGIKVIDEDTALLAAKKMHELGVHCVIITLGAKGAFIYKDSQSEIIPSLKVKAVDTTAAGDIFNGALIVGLMEGRSIKESVQFACKASAISVTRMGAQSSAPYRNEII
- a CDS encoding DUF4434 domain-containing protein, which translates into the protein MERNKRRDFLKKAALAGASAMVIPSLMGFKEEESISGAGGLKPDSSVESKLIVPKNNGLKITGTFLDEISHDIPHQNWGEKEWDLDFRYMKSMGIDTVILIRSGYRKFMTYPSKYLLKKKGCYMPSVDLLDMYLRLAEKYDMKFYFGLYDSGKYWDTGDMSWEVEDNKYVIDEVWSKYGSRYKSFGGWYISGEISRATKGAIGAFHAMGKQCKDVSGGLPTFISPWIDGKKAVMGMAGAGLTKAEAVSVEQHEKEWNEIFDGIHDVVNACAFQDGHIDYDELDAFFAVNKKLADKYHMECWTNAESFDRDMPIKFFPIKFDKLRLKLEAAKRAGYDKGITFEFSHFMSPQSAYAQAGHLYDRYKEYFEIK
- a CDS encoding GRP family sugar transporter is translated as MFIVENYSLAVLLCIVTMLCWGSWGNTQKLASKSWRYELFYWDYVIGIVLLSIIFGFTFGSNGEYGRSFIEDLSQVNSGNFWSAFIGGIIFNASNILLSSAISLAGMSVAFPVGVGLALVLGVLINYIGAPKGDPMVLFLGVALIVVAIIFNGVASGKVTKSDEESKTKKKGLIVAICAGVLMSFFYRFVASAMDLDHLESPTAGMVTPYSALFIFSLGILASNFIFNTLVMKKPFVGEPVSYSQYFKGCMKTHIVGLLGGIIWGLGTACSYIAAGKAGAAISYALGQGATMVAAMWGVFIWKEFKGASKSINILLTLMFVLFIMGLVLIIVSGGN
- a CDS encoding ADP-ribosylglycohydrolase family protein; this encodes MFSCPLLNGKGDNVSGEKVLTKAVLLDKVKGGWAGKTIGCTYGGPVEFLYNGTMIQDYVPLKWNDESIKWYYDNFPGLYDDVYVNLTFVDVFDRLGIKAPADSFAIAFAHASYPLWHANQVARNNVLNGIMPPASGNWLNNPHADDIDFQIEADFAGIMSPGMPNTSSEISDKVGHIMTYGNGWYGGVFVAAMYSLAYTSNDVEFIVSEALKTIPAKSAFYQCISDVIKWHKLYPNDWKQTWFECEKKWSSDIGCPDGVFVPLDIDALINSAYVTIGLLYGQGDFGKSIEISTRCGLDADCNPSTAAGILGVMLGYSKIPEVWKRPLSGVEDRLFSHSNYSLNKAYKVSYNHALAMILEKGGKVDDNNVIIKCQKPVAVNYEQSFEGHFPKEKISVNKSLNKEMDVEFNGNGAVFKGYVQCSDSNYVAEVGVMVDGKNMETIKLPVSTQDSRRVDIYWIYQLKEGVHKVEFNWLNSDSKAQVYLGDAIIYTNSSNIGHF
- a CDS encoding glycerophosphodiester phosphodiesterase family protein, yielding MKRIELFCFLMLTLLSANTKAESPVKRYNLDSYRIPINEKGAFVGRLISQTPNKIYEVKLLQDTANIFYINKKGVIRLKKNVAIKESSPVFRYAIKVEADGSTVEFELVKDEFIKNKVVAHRGAWKNTKVAQNSIRSLENAFKLGCAGSEFDVWLSSDNVAVISHDSKIGGLSIENSTYQELSKVVLPAGDKVPTLKEYLAEGKTQNKTALILEIKSSGISNERTLELTDSIISIVHQMKAQGWVEYISFSYDALKHGYNLDPSAKTAYLSGDKSVNEVKSDNITGIDYSFYSYRSDPELVHSAHKLGLTTNVWTVNDKDDFKNYLESGVDYITTDEPELLLQMIKNRGK